Below is a genomic region from Variovorax sp. J2L1-78.
GCCGCCCTGTTCAGCCAAGCCCATTCAAACGCACAGAGCTCACCCGCCATGACCCAGACCCCAACGTCGGAATCACTCTCCGTGCGCCAGCAGGCCATCATTCCGATCGCAGCATTCGGCGCCGCAGGGGACATGCCACGCCTCCATGCGGCATTGAACGAGGGCCTCGACGCCGGACTGACCGTGAACGACACGAAGGAAGTCCTGGTCCAGCTCTATGCGTACGCAGGATTTCCGCGCAGCCTCAATGCGCTGGGCGAATTGATGAAAGTGGTCGAGGCTCGCCGACAGCGCGGTGTGCACGATGCTCAGGGTCAATTACCGAGTCGTCCCATCCCCCAGGGCGAGGCACTGCTGGCGGCCGGCACGGCCAATCAGACCCGGCTCGTGGGCAGCCCCGTGAAGGGGGCGCTGTTCGAGTTCGCACCGGCGATCGATGCGTACCTGAAAGCGCACCTCTTCGGCGACATCTTCGAACGTGACAACCTCGACTGGCAAAGCCGCGAACTCGCGACCGTCGCGATGCTGTCGGCACTGCAGGGCGCCGATTCGCAAGTGCAGTCGCACATGGGCATCAGCATGAACGTGGGCCTCACGGCCAGTCAGCTGAAGCAGCTGACGCAGGTGTTGGCCGATCGCGTCGACGCAGAAAGCGCACGACGGGCCCGAGAGGCACTTGCGCGGCAACTTGCGGCGCGGGCCAGCCGTTAGGCACGTTTCACGAAGCGCCTGTCGCGCAGTCGGCTCATTCGTACGTTTCGAACACCACGTCCTGCGCGCCTTCCCACAGCACCTTCACGCCCAGCGCGCGCAGGTTCTCCTTGCCTTCGACGATGGTGAGGAAGTGGTTGCCGGCGAGTTGGCCCATCTTGCTGGCAAAACTGCAGGCGCCGTAGGCCAGGATGATCTCGGTCTCGCTGTAGCCACCGGGGTAGAACAGGATGTCGCCGACCGACGGATGGCTGGTGTGGTTCTCGAAGCCCACGGGCGTGCCGTCGTTCTCCAGCTTGAATTCGCCCAGCGGCACCCAGCAGCCTTCGCCGCTCCAGCGCACGTGGATCAGCTTCTGGCGGTAGGGCAGCAGCTTGGCGAACGCTGCGACGGTGAGCGGCGCGTCGGGGTGGGTTTCAGCGATGAATTCATAGCCGCCGGCGGTGATCTTGAGTCGGGTCATGGGTGGGTGAGTTGAAGTCAGCCGCAGCAGCCGCCGAGGCGGCCGTCGCGGTAGAAGGGAGCGAGGTCCCGGGCCAGGGCCTGCACGGTGCCACGCCAGCCCTGGTGGGCGTCATCGGACGCGAGCGCGGCGCGCAGGCGGCCGCGCAATTCTGCCTGCAGCGCGAGCTCGTCGACGCCGCACACCCGGCCGGCATCGACCACCGTGCGGCCACGCGCGATCACCGTGTGGATGTGGCGGCCGTTGCCGCGCGCCAGCAGCAGGTCGAGCGGGTCGACGTCGTCGAACAGCGCGTCGTCGTCGAGCGCATCCCAGTCGAGCAGCACGATGTCGGCCGGCGCGCCGGGCGCAATGCGGCCGCGGGAGGCGAAGCGCCACAGCTGGGCCGGCGTCATGGTCGCGTCGTAGCCCCAGCCGCGGTGCAGCGCATAGGCCAGGCGCGCTTCGCGCAGCGCATCGTCGTCCTCGTCGAAGGCCATGCCGTCGAGGCCCATCGCGACCTTGCAGCCCTGCTGGAGCATCTCGGCCAGCGGCGCGATGCCCGACTTCAAACCGAGGTTCGAGCTGGTGTTGACCGCGATGGTCGCGCCACGTTCAGCGATCAGCGCCAGGTCTTCCGGCCGTGCCCAGGTGCAGTGCGCGAGCGTGAGCCGCGGGCTCAGCAGGCCGATGTCATCGAGGAAGCGGACGATGCCGCCGGGATGCGCCGCGTCGGCCCAGGCGCGCTGGTACTTGGTTTCGAGCAGGTGCATGTGCACCCGCCGGCCGGTGTCGGCCGAAGCCTGCGCGATGGCTTCGAGCAACGGCGTACTGCACCACTGCACGGCCGTCGGCCCGTACTGCACATCGACATGCGTGCCGTGGCCGTCTGTCGCCACCATGGCCGCGACCTCGTCGACCACGGCGAGCTGCCGGGCCGGCTCGACCGGCTGCACCGACAGGCGCTGCGCAACGGCCTCGCGGATGCCCGGCCGCAACGCCGCAAGCACCGTCGCGTCGTCACCGTAGCCGATGCCATGGCGGTCGCGCATCGACACGGCGAAGCCGATGCGCACGCCCACGTCGCGCGCGGCACGCGCCACCGCGGCCGCCTCGTCGGCGTAAGGCATGCCGCCCTGCACGCGGGTGTAGTGGACCATCAGGTCGACCACGCCGTTGCGCAGCGAGCGCGAGAAGGACGTGGCGGCGCACAGGTACGGGTCCATGGCCGGCGTCAGGCCGAGAAAGGGGAGCCAGCTTTCCAGCGGCTGGCCGAAGGCACCCAGCGTGGCGCTGCGGTGGGTGCGCGCATGGTCGTGCGCGTTGGCCAGCGCCGGCAGGGCGAGCCGCCGTCGGCCGGGCACCGCATCGTGCAGCGGCGTGAGCGCATCGACGCGACCGTCGGCCAACGCGATGCGCATGTCGCGCTGCGCGGGCGCGGCGCCGGGGTCGGCCAGCAGCCAGGCGCAGTCGAGGGTGGTGGGTTCGGCAGTCGTCATTTCGCCAGTATCCTGCGCTCGGCCAGCGGCGGCAGGAAGCGGCGGTCGAACACTTCGGCCGCCGTCGGAACGCGCTGCAGGTCGAAGGCTGCCTTGAGCTGCAGGAAGGCGCGCGCGAATCGGGCATCGCTCACGTCGCCCAGGCCCTGCGTCGCGACCTCGGGCGTGAGCATGACGGTCTTGAGCGTGTACATCAGGCGGCGCTTCTCCAGGTCCTTGTTGAGCAGCGGCTCGCGCTTCATCAGCGCGGCGATGGCGGCATCGGGGTTGGCGATCGTGTCGCGCACGGCCTTGTTCACCGCGCGCACCAGGCCGGCAACGGCCTCGGGCTTGTCCTTCACGAGCTGCTGGGACACCATCACGCCGTTGCCGTAGAGCTCGACGCCGTAGTCGCCATAGTGGAACCAGCGGATGTCCTTGTCGGGGTCGACGCCCTGCGCGACCAGGTTCATGTAGCTGGTCACCGAGAACACCGCGGCGCCGTCGACGTGGTCCTTGAGCAGCAGTTGCTCCTGCAGGTTGGGCGCCACGTTGGTCCACTTCACCTTGCCCGCGTCGATGCCGGCCTTGGCCGCGATCACCGGGAACATGCGTGCGGCCGCACCGCCGGCCGGGGTGCCGAGCGTGCGGCCTTCGAGGTCCTTCGGTGTGTTGACCGGGCTCGACGACTTCACGATCAGCGCATAGGGCGCGCGGTTGTAGAGCACGTAGACCATCACGGGTGCCTGGCCCGGCTTGGCCGCAGCGTTCTGCACGATGGCGTTGACGTCGCCGAAGCCGGCCTGGTAGGCGCCTGCCATCACCTTGGTCACGGTGGCGGCCGAGCCTTCGCCCTGGTCGATGGTCACAGCCAGCTTCTCCTCTGCGAAGTAGCCCTTGTCCTCGGCCAGGTAGTACCAGGCGTGGATGCCCTGCAGTTTCCAGTCGAGCACGAACTTGATGGGCGTGACGGCCTGCGCAGCGGCTTCGCGCGTCGGCACCAGCGCGGCGAAGGACGCCAGTGCGACGAGCGCTGCGACAGCGGTGCGGCGGGAAAGACGGGGACGCATGAAAGCTCCTGTGTGAGATGGGGAAGAGAGAAGAGGCATGCGCATCAGCCCATCGCCAGGTCGGTCTTACGCTGCGACCAGCCGGTCACGCGCTGTTCGACCAGCGACGAGATGCCATAGAGCACCACGCCCATCGCCGCCAGCAGGAAGAGCCCGGCGAACACCATCGGCACGTCGAAGTTGCCGCTGGCGATCATCATCACGGTGCCGATGCCCTTGTTCGACGCCACCGTCTCGGCCAGCACGGTGCCGACGAAGGACAGCGTGATCGCGATCTTGAGCGACGCGAACAGATAGGGCATGGCGCGCGGCAGGCCGACGTTCCAGAGGATGTCGCGCTTGCGGGCGCCGAGCACGCGCAGCACGTCTTCGAGCTCGGGTTCGGTGCTGGCCAGGCCGGTGGCCACGTTCACCACCACCGGGAAGATGCTGATCACCATCGAGGTGAGGATGGCCGGCACCGTGCCCGCGCCGAACCACACGACGAAGAGCGGCACCACCGCCACCTTCGGGATGCTGGAGAAGCCGACCAGCAGCGGGTAGGTCACGTCGTAGGCCAGCTTCGACGAACCGATGCCGACACCGATCACGATGCCCACCAGCACGCCGAACGCGAAGCCGACGAAGGTGGTGTAGAGCGTCTGCAGCGCGTGTGGCCACAGCAGCGGCATCTTCTCGACCAGCACATGGGCGATCTGGCTCGGGCGCGGCAGGATCAGGTCGGACACGCCGAAGGCGAGGCAGACCACTTCCCACAGCACGAAGAAGCCGACGAGCGCAGCGGCGGACAGCACGCGTTGGCGCACGACCGGGGACATCGCGTTCATGCCGCCACCTCTTCGATCGAAGGCCTTGCCACCGTAGGCGGCGTGGCATCGCCGTCGCGCCGGGCCTCCGCGATGCGCATGCGCAGTTGCTGCACCAACGTCGCGAACTCGGGCGCGTAGCTGCTCTCGAGCGTGCGCGGCCGGGCGAAGCCGACGTCGCGCGTCTCCAGAATGCGGCCGGGGCGCGAACTCATCACGCAGATGCGGTTGGCGAGGTAGGCCGATTCGCGCAGGTCGTGCGTCACCAGCAGCACCGTGGGGCGGCGCGCCATCCAGAGGCTCTGCATGATGTCCCACAGCTCCTCGCGCGTGAACTGGTCGAGCGCGCCGAAAGGCTCGTCGAGCAGCAGCAGCTCAGGCTCGTGCACCAGCGCACGGCACAGCGACGCGCGCTGCAGCATGCCCCCCGACAGCTGCCACGGCCGCTTGTCGCCGAAGCCCTTGAGGCCGACCTGCGCGAGCAGCGCATCGACGCGGTCCCGGTACTCGCCCTTTTTCTTCTTCGCGAAGTCCTGGCGGAAGGGCTGGACGATCTTCAGCGGGATCATCACGTTCTCGCGGATGGTGAGCCACGGCAGCATCGTCGGGTTCTGGAAGGCCAGCCCGATGCGCAGGCGCGGTGCCTGCGCCGCGTGTGCGCCTGACGGCTGGGTGCCGACCGCACCGACCTCGCGCCCGCCGGCGATCACCGCGCCGGCCGTCGGCTTGAGCAGCCCGGCCACCAGCTTGAGGATGGTCGACTTGCCGCAGCCGCTCGGCCCCACCAGCGTGACGAAGTCGCCCTCGGCGATGCCCAGCGTGGTGTGGTCGAGCGCGATGGTGCCGCCGCCGTAGCGCAGCATCACGTCGGACAGTTGGATGAAGCTCTGGCTCATGGTGTCTTTCGGGAAAAGAGTTGGCTCAAGAGGAAGGCATCCGCACGATGGCCGCCACCGGCCCGCCGCCCGGCGGCCCCTGGTGTTCGGCACCCCCCGACACATAGAGCGCGGTGCGCCCCACGACCGACGCCAGCACGCCGCCCACGGCAGCACGCGCATGGCGCGTCGAGTTGATGTCGGAGTCGTTGAGCATCGTGTGGCGCGCGCCGCGCACGCGGCCGTCGGGGCTGGCCTCGGCCTTGGCGAGCAGGTTGACCAGGCGCGATGCGATGGCGTCGGCATCGCGCTCCGCATCGAGCCCGAAGTGCGTGCGCAGCAACGTGCGCACACCCATCCCATCGACCGCATCGCGCATCACCGTGTGGCCGATGCGGAACGCCGACGCGCTGCCCTGTGCCTCGCCCAGCACGATGACGACGTTGCCTTCGAGCTCGATACCGGCCGACACCGACGCGCGCGCCGAATGCAGGGTGGCGTCGTGCAGCACCGCCGCGTCGCTCAGGCGCTCGGGCGCGATCTCGCCCAGCGCCAGGCCCACGCCCAACGCCGAGGCGCCACGCGAATAGCCCATCGATTCGTAGGTGTCGCGCGTGACCGGCTCGGCGCCACGCCGCAGCGCATCGTCGACCTTGGCCGAGGTGAGCAGCGGGCACTTCACCTGCGCAAAGTGCACGTCGGCCGCGTCCGCGATACCGGCGTCGCGCATCGCTTCGCGCACTGCCT
It encodes:
- a CDS encoding DUF3830 family protein, encoding MTRLKITAGGYEFIAETHPDAPLTVAAFAKLLPYRQKLIHVRWSGEGCWVPLGEFKLENDGTPVGFENHTSHPSVGDILFYPGGYSETEIILAYGACSFASKMGQLAGNHFLTIVEGKENLRALGVKVLWEGAQDVVFETYE
- a CDS encoding ABC transporter permease — protein: MNAMSPVVRQRVLSAAALVGFFVLWEVVCLAFGVSDLILPRPSQIAHVLVEKMPLLWPHALQTLYTTFVGFAFGVLVGIVIGVGIGSSKLAYDVTYPLLVGFSSIPKVAVVPLFVVWFGAGTVPAILTSMVISIFPVVVNVATGLASTEPELEDVLRVLGARKRDILWNVGLPRAMPYLFASLKIAITLSFVGTVLAETVASNKGIGTVMMIASGNFDVPMVFAGLFLLAAMGVVLYGISSLVEQRVTGWSQRKTDLAMG
- a CDS encoding ABC transporter ATP-binding protein gives rise to the protein MSQSFIQLSDVMLRYGGGTIALDHTTLGIAEGDFVTLVGPSGCGKSTILKLVAGLLKPTAGAVIAGGREVGAVGTQPSGAHAAQAPRLRIGLAFQNPTMLPWLTIRENVMIPLKIVQPFRQDFAKKKKGEYRDRVDALLAQVGLKGFGDKRPWQLSGGMLQRASLCRALVHEPELLLLDEPFGALDQFTREELWDIMQSLWMARRPTVLLVTHDLRESAYLANRICVMSSRPGRILETRDVGFARPRTLESSYAPEFATLVQQLRMRIAEARRDGDATPPTVARPSIEEVAA
- a CDS encoding ABC transporter substrate-binding protein translates to MRPRLSRRTAVAALVALASFAALVPTREAAAQAVTPIKFVLDWKLQGIHAWYYLAEDKGYFAEEKLAVTIDQGEGSAATVTKVMAGAYQAGFGDVNAIVQNAAAKPGQAPVMVYVLYNRAPYALIVKSSSPVNTPKDLEGRTLGTPAGGAAARMFPVIAAKAGIDAGKVKWTNVAPNLQEQLLLKDHVDGAAVFSVTSYMNLVAQGVDPDKDIRWFHYGDYGVELYGNGVMVSQQLVKDKPEAVAGLVRAVNKAVRDTIANPDAAIAALMKREPLLNKDLEKRRLMYTLKTVMLTPEVATQGLGDVSDARFARAFLQLKAAFDLQRVPTAAEVFDRRFLPPLAERRILAK
- a CDS encoding amidohydrolase family protein — translated: MTTAEPTTLDCAWLLADPGAAPAQRDMRIALADGRVDALTPLHDAVPGRRRLALPALANAHDHARTHRSATLGAFGQPLESWLPFLGLTPAMDPYLCAATSFSRSLRNGVVDLMVHYTRVQGGMPYADEAAAVARAARDVGVRIGFAVSMRDRHGIGYGDDATVLAALRPGIREAVAQRLSVQPVEPARQLAVVDEVAAMVATDGHGTHVDVQYGPTAVQWCSTPLLEAIAQASADTGRRVHMHLLETKYQRAWADAAHPGGIVRFLDDIGLLSPRLTLAHCTWARPEDLALIAERGATIAVNTSSNLGLKSGIAPLAEMLQQGCKVAMGLDGMAFDEDDDALREARLAYALHRGWGYDATMTPAQLWRFASRGRIAPGAPADIVLLDWDALDDDALFDDVDPLDLLLARGNGRHIHTVIARGRTVVDAGRVCGVDELALQAELRGRLRAALASDDAHQGWRGTVQALARDLAPFYRDGRLGGCCG
- a CDS encoding ring-opening amidohydrolase, whose translation is MSQKVGVHVVACRGPGDLSGVQALIDAGDIDPRHIVAVMGKTEGNGCVNDHTRDFAATAWCHFLAPHLGCTAEAVHARVALVMSGGTEGVLSPHFTMFTRETVEAEAMHAEKRLVVGIAHTRDFAPEEMGRMAQVHATAEAVREAMRDAGIADAADVHFAQVKCPLLTSAKVDDALRRGAEPVTRDTYESMGYSRGASALGVGLALGEIAPERLSDAAVLHDATLHSARASVSAGIELEGNVVIVLGEAQGSASAFRIGHTVMRDAVDGMGVRTLLRTHFGLDAERDADAIASRLVNLLAKAEASPDGRVRGARHTMLNDSDINSTRHARAAVGGVLASVVGRTALYVSGGAEHQGPPGGGPVAAIVRMPSS
- a CDS encoding carboxymuconolactone decarboxylase family protein translates to MTQTPTSESLSVRQQAIIPIAAFGAAGDMPRLHAALNEGLDAGLTVNDTKEVLVQLYAYAGFPRSLNALGELMKVVEARRQRGVHDAQGQLPSRPIPQGEALLAAGTANQTRLVGSPVKGALFEFAPAIDAYLKAHLFGDIFERDNLDWQSRELATVAMLSALQGADSQVQSHMGISMNVGLTASQLKQLTQVLADRVDAESARRAREALARQLAARASR